A window of Saccharomyces paradoxus chromosome XI, complete sequence contains these coding sequences:
- the PTM1 gene encoding Ptm1p (similar to YKL039W) — protein sequence MRVCQFCRPFQLLTCFLCYLLVFVRANKEKINQNDYQVCAGMYSKEDWKGKKDPFISFNLKKISGMSDDSDPGIVVAIYDFQDFEHLGVELPDGEMYYICDDYAIDIGICEEENRDEFIIQDVVYDPYTSTNRSLANPIMTFPQSEVGLHDTRYPIKETGFYCVTAFRSSTSTKFNAVVNFRNAYGHLAGTEINKLPLYGLLAVAYVVAMALYSFAFWKHKHELLPLQKYLLAFFVFLTAETIFVWAYYDLKNEKGNTAGIKVYMVFLSILTAGKVTFSFFLLLIIALGYGIVYPKLNKTLMRRCQMYAALTYAICIGFLIQSYLTDMQAPSPLILITLIPMALALIVFYYMIIRSMTKTVIYLKEQRQIVKLNMYKKLLYIIYASFLSVLAGSIVSSFIYVGMNTIEMIEKNWRSRFFVTDFWPTLVYFIVFVTIAFLWRPTDTSYMLAASQQLPTDPENVADFDLGDLQSFDDQDDASIITGERAIDEDDLNLNFTDEEEGHDNVNNHGHNHEPVPSSPTK from the coding sequence ATGAGAGTATGTCAGTTTTGCCGACCTTTCCAATTGCTCACTTGCTTCTTATGTTACCTCCTAGTGTTTGTGAGAGCTAACAAGGAGAAGATAAATCAAAATGATTATCAAGTGTGCGCCGGTATGTATTCCAAAGAAGATTGGAAGGGCAAAAAAGACCCGTTTATATCATTCAATCTTAAGAAAATAAGTGGAATGAGTGATGATTCTGATCCAGGCATAGTCGTTGCAATCTATGATTTCCAAGACTTTGAGCACTTAGGTGTAGAATTGCCCGATGGAGAAATGTATTATATTTGTGATGATTATGCAATCGACATCGGGATttgtgaagaagaaaatcgTGATGAATTCATTATTCAGGATGTTGTTTATGATCCATATACTTCCACAAATAGATCTTTAGCTAATCCAATTATGACGTTTCCTCAAAGTGAAGTAGGTCTGCATGACACTAGATACCCAATAAAAGAAACCGGGTTCTATTGTGTTACTGCTTTCAGGTCTTCGACATCTACCAAATTCAATGCTGTGGTGAATTTTAGGAATGCGTATGGTCATCTTGCGGGTACTGAGATCAATAAACTGCCACTTTATGGTCTTTTGGCTGTTGCATACGTAGTGGCGATGGCGTTATATTCCTTCGCTTTCTGGAAGCACAAGCATGAATTGCTACCATTACAAAAGTATTTGCTGGCCTTCTTCGTATTTTTAACCGCTGAAACCATATTCGTATGGGCATACTatgatttaaaaaatgaaaaaggtAATACTGCGGGAATTAAAGTTTATATGGTGTTCCTATCGATATTAACGGCTGGTAAAGttacattttcatttttcctATTGTTAATTATTGCTTTGGGCTACGGTATCGTGTACCCTAAGTTGAATAAGACGTTGATGAGGCGTTGCCAAATGTATGCTGCGTTAACATATGCAATTTGCATTGGATTTTTGATTCAAAGTTATTTGACCGACATGCAGGCACCATCTCCACTAATCCTGATCACCCTGATTCCTATGGCACTTGCATTAATCGTATTTTACTACATGATTATTAGATCCATGACGAAAACAGTTATCTATTTGAAAGAGCAAAGGCAGATTGTAAAATTAAACATGTACAAGAAGCTACTATACATCATTTATGCCTCCTTTTTAAGTGTTCTTGCTGGTAGTATAGTTTCGTCATTTATCTATGTTGGCATGAACACCATTGAAATGATTGAGAAGAACTGGAGATCGAGGTTTTTCGTTACTGATTTCTGGCCTACATTGGTgtatttcattgtttttgttACCATTGCCTTCTTATGGAGGCCAACGGATACTTCATACATGCTAGCCGCATCCCAGCAACTGCCTACAGACCCGGAAAATGTCGCAGACTTCGACTTGGGCGATCTGCAATCCTTCGACGATCAAGATGACGCAAGTATCATCACTGGTGAACGTGCCATAGACGAGGACGACctgaatttgaattttaccgatgaagaagaaggccATGATAATGTAAATAACCACGGCCACAACCATGAGCCGGTACCTTCCTCCCCAACAAAATAA
- the RGT1 gene encoding Rgt1p (Glucose-responsive transcription factor~similar to YKL038W), which translates to MNELNAVSTNSSDSTKNGGTSNSPDDMDSAAAASHAIKKRTKASRACDQCRKKKIKCDYKDEKGVCSNCQRNGDRCGFERVPLKRGPSKGYTRSTSHPRTNEIQDHNNARSYNTFDNGNNTNNSMSNSGNNAVNSNTVPSTPSRSNSVLLPPLTQYIPQAGGVPPGYSNSAIQPTIPAGNIGQQQFWKVPYHEFQHQRKGSIDSLQSDISVRTLNPNEQLSYNTVQQSPITNKTTNDSGNANGSIAGSGSASGSGGYWSFIRTSGLLAPTDDHNEEQTRRSSSIPSLLRNTSNSLLLGGQPQLPPPQQQSQAQAQQKLQQGQNLYSYSQFSQQQPYNPSISSFGQFAANGFHSRQGSVASEAMSPSAPAMFTSTSTNPVNVAQQTQRLQGQEVPQFSSDLDVNKRRQSAPVSVTISADRLNGNENNNGDISNHNGSNNSGSSKDPSQHSQESVTTPAALEASSPGSTPQRSTKKRRKSYVSKKAKPKRDSSISITSKDSSHPMTTIAYGQISDVDLIDTYYEFIHVGFPIIPLNKTTLTSDLLLVNTQPISNIHEVNSYVILWFRNSLELLVRVALKQKPGGKFFDNIVGMPMSPGNDNNKAGFTTAAARDDTEKTRRDSHNEVQDTLEVQSVFIAALNECFQKIVDIHPKFRENNDQISPKIKVIYLSTFILLNYILAFVGYDNSFVLGMSVTIFNEFKLYKLLLFPEPDINDATAPVDDEVNTRNENTKTSEFEIGSESAGHMNPSNSPNSMDENMSHYSVLFKRLYVLLSVFDSLQSCAFGGPKLLNISIQGSTERFFSNDLASKWCLEQSQLRLKSVLQSLKLGELMSELTRNRISMNAARKPGFDIAKSSSLLSEYVETQPISVAQLFCKLLIGKHNFINCLLSLYDSETEVYSELTLDLSSKIADSLCSLISIILQVLTLILRLNPTNSIDFNYRPPNPPTNDSTVQETPSAMSSSPVTGNVDAAPPSEGNPDFYKKLLGLKQDTGTILSDLCRGVISPFAIAILHEVYNITELVKQMPTSLISIMMTATTTQNTQDTKKSQDLVMKLSNSMNEVVQITSVLTMIKPFKIFEHELNKPIMSLTGGLSPATRNDVMWTRSGQSLRESSVMKALLEERRTLSTQPTTAPAAAVESRLENVALENFVSIGWKLLDDSELGWY; encoded by the coding sequence ATGAACGAGCTGAACGCTGTTTCGACAAACTCCAGTGACTCCACTAAGAACGGTGGTACTTCCAATAGTCCCGACGATATGGACTCCGCAGCAGCAGCTAGTCACgcaataaagaaaagaacaaaggCCTCTCGGGCATGTGATCAGTGTcgtaaaaagaagattaaATGTGATTATAAAGACGAAAAGGGTGTCTGCTCAAACTGTCAAAGAAATGGAGACCGTTGTGGTTTTGAAAGGGTTCCTTTGAAAAGAGGGCCCTCGAAAGGCTATACGAGGAGCACTAGCCATCCGAGGACTAACGAAATACAAGACCACAATAACGCAAGATCATATAATACGTTTGATAACGGTAACAATACGAACAATAGCATGAGCAATAGCGGCAACAACGCTGTCAATAGTAACACTGTCCCAAGTACTCCTTCGAGATCTAATTCAGTTCTATTGCCTCCACTAACACAGTACATTCCTCAAGCTGGTGGCGTGCCTCCTGGTTACTCGAACTCAGCGATTCAACCAACCATACCCGCCGGTAATATTGGGCAGCAGCAGTTTTGGAAAGTCCCCTACCATGAGTTTCaacatcaaagaaagggATCTATTGATTCTTTGCAAAGCGATATATCGGTAAGAACATTAAATCCGAACGAACAGTTGTCTTATAACACTGTTCAACAATCCCCCATAACGAATAAAACCACTAATGATTCTGGCAATGCAAACGGGAGTATCGCCGGCTCAGGTAGTGCCTCTGGCAGTGGTGGTTACTGGTCCTTTATAAGAACTTCTGGTTTACTAGCTCCTACAGATGACCACAATGAGGAACAGACAAGAAGATCAAGTTCCATACCTTCTTTGCTACGAAACACTTCAAATTCTCTTTTATTAGGTGGCCAGCCTCAGCTTCCCCCACCCCAGCAACAATCACAGGCGCAAGCGCAACAAAAGCTACAACAAGGACAGAATCTATACTCGTATTCTCAGTTTTCCCAGCAGCAACCGTACAACCCATCGATATCATCTTTTGGTCAATTTGCCGCCAATGGATTTCATTCCAGACAAGGATCAGTTGCCAGCGAGGCTATGTCCCCCAGTGCACCTGCCATGTTTACGAGTACATCCACAAATCCTGTAAATGTTGCACAGCAAACACAAAGACTTCAAGGACAGGAGGTGCCGCAATTTTCATCCGACTTGGATGTAAATAAAAGGCGACAATCAGCCCCAGTATCGGTAACAATATCTGCGGACAGACTGAAtggtaatgaaaataataatggcgATATTAGCAACCATAATGGTAGCAATAATAGCGGTTCTTCTAAGGATCCATCTCAACATTCCCAAGAATCTGTAACGACACCAGCAGCCTTAGAAGCATCCAGCCCCGGATCCACACCGCAAAGAAGTACAAAAAAGCGCAGGAAAAGTTACGTATCCAAGAAGGCGAAGCCAAAGAGAGattcttctatttctatAACATCCAAAGATTCTTCTCACCCAATGACAACTATCGCGTATGGACAGATATCCGATGTGGATCTGATAGATACTTACTATGAGTTCATACATGTAGGATTTCCGATCATACCTTTAAACAAAACGACCTTGACCAGTGATTTATTGTTAGTTAACACTCAGCCAATTTCCAATATACACGAAGTCAATTCATATGTTATTCTGTGGTTCAGAAACTCATTGGAATTGTTAGTTCGTGTGGCTCTGAAACAAAAGCCAGGtggcaaattttttgataatattgTTGGCATGCCTATGTCACCAGGAaatgacaacaacaaagCTGGGTTCACCACAGCCGCGGCAAGAGATGATACTGAGAAAACAAGACGTGATTCGCATAATGAAGTACAGGATACTTTAGAAGTACAAAGCGTTTTTATTGCCGCTCTTAATgaatgttttcaaaaaatcgtaGATATCCATCCCAAATTCAGAGAAAACAACGACCAAATTTCGCCGAAGATCAAGGTTATCTATCTATCCacttttattcttttaaatTACATATTGGCATTTGTTGGATACGATAATTCATTCGTACTGGGAATGTCAGTAACAATTTTCAACGAATTTAAACTATACAAACTATTGCTGTTTCCGGAGCCAGATATTAATGATGCGACGGCCCCAGTTGATGACGAGGTTAACACGCGAAATGAGAATACAAAAACGTCcgaatttgaaattggatCAGAAAGTGCTGGGCATATGAATCCATCCAATTCACCAAACTCCATGGACGAAAATATGAGTCATTATTCAGTGCTATTCAAAAGATTATACGTCTTGCTTTCAGTTTTTGATTCTTTACAGAGCTGTGCATTCGGTGGGCCCAAGCTATTAAACATTTCCATCCAAGGTTCTACAGAAAGGTTTTTTTCTAATGATTTAGCCTCAAAATGGTGCCTAGAGCAGAGCCAATTGAGATTGAAAAGCGTTTTGCaaagtttgaaattggGTGAGTTGATGAGTGAGCTGACCAGAAATAGAATATCAATGAACGCGGCTAGGAAGCCTGGGTTCGATATTGccaaatcttcttcattattgtCGGAATATGTGGAGACTCAACCCATATCGGTAGCGCAATTATTTTGTAAACTATTAATTGGAAAGCACAATTTCATTAACTGTTTATTGTCGTTATATGATTCAGAAACGGAAGTCTACTCAGAACTAACGTTGGACCTGAGTTCGAAAATAGCAGATTCTCTGTGTTCAttaatatcaataattttgCAAGTATTGACATTGATATTAAGACTAAACCCCACAAACAGTATTGATTTTAACTATAGACCTCCGAACCCGCCCACTAATGACTCTACGGTACAAGAGACCCCATCTGCTATGAGCTCGTCCCCAGTGACTGGTAATGTCGACGCTGCACCTCCATCCGAGGGGAACCCAGatttttacaagaaattaTTGGGCTTGAAACAAGACACTGGTACAATCCTTTCAGACCTGTGCCGGGGAGTAATTTCCCCTTTTGCTATTGCCATCCTGCACGAAGTCTACAACATCACCGAACTGGTCAAGCAAATGCCTACATCACTCATTAGCATAATGATGACAGCCACTACCACACAGAATACCCAAGACACCAAGAAGTCACAGGACTTGGTCATGAAGCTGTCAAACTCGATGAATGAAGTAGTTCAGATTACCAGCGTGCTTACAATGATCAAGCCGTTCAAGATCTTCGAGCATGAACTCAATAAGCCCATTATGTCCTTGACAGGAGGACTTTCACCTGCTACCAGAAACGACGTCATGTGGACAAGATCAGGCCAAAGCCTCCGCGAGTCATCAGTTATGAAGGCATTGCTTGAAGAACGCCGTACTTTGAGCACACAACCGACAACGGCGCCAGCAGCCGCAGTGGAGTCCAGGCTTGAGAACGTTGCCCTGGAAAACTTCGTCAGTATCGGCTGGAAGCTGTTGGACGATTCCGAGTTAGGTTGGTACTGA
- the UGP1 gene encoding UTP glucose-1-phosphate uridylyltransferase (UDP-glucose pyrophosphorylase (UGPase)~similar to YKL035W) translates to MSTKKHTKTHSTYAFESNTNSVAASQMRNALNKLADSSKLDDAARARFENELDSFFTLFRRYLVEKSSRTTLEWDKINSPNPDEVVKYEIISQQPENVSNLSKLAVLKLNGGLGTSMGCVGPKSVIEVREGNTFLDLSVRQIEYLNRQYDSDVPLLLMNSFNTDKDTEHLIKKYSANRIRIRSFNQSRFPRVYKDSLLPVPTEYDSPLDAWYPPGHGDLFESLHVSGELDALIAQGREVLFVSNGDNLGATVDLKILNHMIETGAEYIMELTDKTRADVKGGTLISYDGQVRLLEVAQVPKEHIDEFKNIRKFTNFNTNNLWINLKAVKRLIESSNLEMEIIPNQKTITRDGHEINVLQLETACGAAIRHFDGAHGVVVPRSRFLPVKTCSDLLLVKSDLFRLEHGSLKLDPSRFGPNPLIKLGSHFKKVSGFNARIPHIPKIVELDHLTITGNVFLGKDVTLRGTVIIVCSDGHKIDIPNGSILENVVVTGNLQILEH, encoded by the coding sequence ATGTCCACTAAGAAGCACACTAAGACACATTCCACTTATGCATTCGAGAGCAACACAAACAGTGTTGCTGCCTCACAAATGAGAAATGCTTTAAACAAGTTAGCGGACTCTAGCAAACTTGATGATGCTGCTCGCGCTAGATTTGAGAACGAACTGGATTCGTTTTTCACGCTTTTCAGGAGATATTTGGTAGAGAAATCCTCTAGAACTACTTTAGAATGGGACAAGATTAACTCTCCCAACCCAGATGAAGTGGTCAAGTATGAGATTATTTCTCAGCAGCCCGAAAATGTCTCAAACCTTTCAAAATTGGCTGTTTTGAAGTTGAACGGTGGGCTGGGTACCTCAATGGGCTGTGTTGGCCCTAAATCCGTTATTGAAGTGAGGGAAGGAAACACCTTTTTGGACTTGTCTGTTCGtcaaattgaatatttgaaCAGACAGTACGACAGTGACGTGCCATTGCTGTTGATGAATTCTTTCAACACTGACAAGGACACAGAACATTTGATTAAGAAATACTCCGCTAACAGAATCAGAATCAGATCTTTCAATCAATCCAGGTTCCCAAGAGTGTACAAGGATTCTCTGTTGCCTGTCCCCACTGAATACGATTCTCCACTTGACGCTTGGTATCCACCAGGTCACGGTGATCTGTTTGAATCTCTACACGTCTCTGGTGAACTGGATGCCTTAATTGCTCAAGGAAGAGAAGTATTGTTTGTATCTAACGGTGACAACTTGGGAGCTACCGTcgatttgaagattttgaacCACATGATCGAGACCGGTGCCGAATACATAATGGAATTAACCGATAAGACCAGAGCCGATGTTAAAGGTGGTACTTTGATTTCGTATGATGGTCAAGTCCGTTTATTGGAGGTCGCCCAAGTTCCAAAAGAGCACATCGacgaattcaaaaacatcaGAAAGTTTACCAATTTCAACACGAATAACTTATGGATTAACTTGAAAGCAGTCAAGAGGTTGATCGAATCGAGCAATTTGGAAATGGAAATCATTCCAAACCAAAAAACTATAACAAGAGACGGACACGAAATTAATGTCTTACAACTGGAAACCGCTTGCGGTGCTGCCATTAGACATTTTGATGGTGCTCACGGTGTTGTTGTTCCAAGATCAAGATTCTTGCCTGTCAAGACCTGTTCCGATTTGTTGCTGGTTAAATCAGATCTATTCCGTTTGGAGCACGGTTCTTTGAAGTTAGACCCATCTCGTTTCGGTCCAAACCCATTAATCAAGTTGGGCTcacatttcaaaaaagtttcTGGTTTCAACGCAAGAATTCCCCACATCCCAAAAATTGTCGAGTTAGACCATTTGACCATTACTGGTAACGTCTTTTTAGGTAAGGATGTCACTCTAAGGGGTACCGTCATCATCGTTTGTTCCGACGGTCATAAGATCGATATTCCAAACGGCTCTATATTAGAAAACGTCGTTGTTACTGGTAATTTGCAAATCTTGGAGCATTGA
- the TUL1 gene encoding ubiquitin-protein ligase TUL1 (Subunit of the DSC ubiquitin ligase complex~similar to YKL034W): MEIDGNTLVFIIVILFLFFSTPGGDGVSSQYEFNQLQRLKQQFRTEHGAFLNMTYTDSFRNITGFKLSYQDMLNNPLQNATYPLPGKEYDRWFPNQNYMVLPNEIIDAINTEVWNTSNDDTSNLFPPNITSTLLGKVDLVSNKKYEKIRMPVPRFYEPATDFSEDIPPEGETYWSEWPSYGELHNVSFQHGEIAIQITHMNNLQDSNNYLRRNFINKKNDRWKLLNLQIDFSDKAEKEKHSISSKAVYDIQRGRILSISQSSKFHSLFALPHYMSFQNDYNEKIFNDVKEVVNEFWNFTDYADVLTMKDVQDAYNNANLKCEYLTFLQLEPWNQYTRDQIKLIDDELNWPLGRPANLSSLPPLNVISGLLYSPDCGVRLEIHNVKGTRYELKIMSIRRHLLFGIALFAAQIYLLLTQMHHTNTPSMVNKISFYCFSMINLVDGSLATLYFVAASVVPELYLPLVISAFSCFILASIFEIRYLISIYASQVNEQNVGIINLLRGNTGTYDENRPRPAFIPDEGSIGGSLYGRFFFMLIIFTFLILSSTSWPRQLRMVFEYILIFILNSYWIPQIFRNAVKGIPSRRERTRSSIGGNRSQNKMPLLWSFVIGTTIIRSLPVVYVFTYSSNVFRHHKDVHFVVFLSLWLLFQISILYSQDILGSRWFLPKHTIPDGYSYFKPLSNEYISEHGGGTAENTVDCAICMSDVPIYIEEIPETHKVDQHSYMVTPCNHVFHTSCLENWMSYKLQCPVCRSPLPPL, encoded by the coding sequence ATGGAAATCGATGGCAACACTCTGGTGTTCATAATAGTGATCCTTTTCCTATTTTTCTCCACACCCGGTGGTGATGGTGTATCCTCTCAATATGAGTTCAATCAACTCCAGAGACTGAAGCAACAGTTCCGAACAGAACATGGTGCATTCCTCAATATGACATACACAGATAGTTTCCGAAATATTACTGGGTTCAAACTAAGCTACCAAGACATGCTGAATAATCCTCTCCAAAATGCCACTTACCCATTACCAGGAAAGGAGTATGATCGATGGTTTCCCAACCAAAACTACATGGTTTTGCCCAACGAAATCATAGACGCTATAAATACTGAAGTCTGGAACACTTCAAATGATGACACCTCCAACCTTTTCCCCCCCAATATTACCAGTACTCTGTTAGGTAAAGTTGACCTTgtatcaaataaaaaatacgaaaagATAAGAATGCCCGTACCCAGATTCTATGAACCGGCAACCGATTTTTCAGAGGATATTCCCCCTGAAGGTGAAACGTACTGGTCAGAGTGGCCCTCCTATGGGGAACTCCATAATGTGAGTTTCCAGCATGGAGAAATAGCTATTCAAATCACTCATATGAACAACCTTCAGGATAGCAATAATTATTTGAGGAGAAATTTcataaataagaaaaatgacCGTTGGAAATTATTGAATCTTCAGATTGATTTCTCAGACAAGgctgaaaaggaaaagcaTTCCATTTCCTCAAAGGCTGTGTATGATATCCAACGTGGTAGAATTCTCTCTATATCTCAGAGTTCTAAATTTCATTCATTGTTCGCCCTTCCTCATTACATGTCCTTTCAGAATGATTATAAtgagaaaatattcaatgaTGTCAAGGAAGTCGTTAAtgaattttggaatttcACGGATTATGCAGATGTTCTGACCATGAAGGACGTACAAGATGCGTATAATAATGCCAACCTTAAATGTGAATATTTgacttttcttcaattggaaCCATGGAACCAATACACAAGAGACCAGATCAAGTTAATAGACGATGAATTGAATTGGCCCTTGGGGCGTCCGGCAAATCTGTCTAGTTTACCGCCTCTAAATGTTATCTCTGGATTATTGTATTCTCCAGATTGCGGTGTAAGATTAGAGATTCATAATGTGAAGGGTACACGGTACGAATTAAAAATTATGTCGATTAGAAGACATTTACTGTTCGGTATTGCACTTTTTGCAGCCCAGATATATTTACTGCTGACTCAGATGCACCATACAAACACCCCATCCATGGTCAACAAAATTTCGTTTTATTGTTTCTCAATGATAAACTTAGTGGACGGCTCTTTGGCCACTTTGTACTTTGTCGCTGCTAGTGTCGTTCCCGAATTGTACTTACCCCTGGTGATAAGTGCTTTCTCGTGCTTTATCTTGGCAtctatttttgaaatacgTTATTTGATATCGATTTACGCTTCGCAGGTTAACGAACAAAACGTTGGAATTATCAATCTATTGCGTGGTAACACTGGTACATATGATGAGAATAGGCCGAGACCCGCATTCATCCCTGACGAAGGTTCCATCGGTGGCTCATTATACGGTAGGTTTTTCTTTATGCTAATAATTTTCACATTCTTAATATTGAGTTCAACATCATGGCCCCGTCAACTAAGGATGGTATTTGAGTATATCCTTATCTTTATATTAAATTCCTACTGGATACCCCAAATTTTCCGTAACGCTGTTAAGGGTATCCCttcaagaagagaaagaacaagatCTAGCATTGGGGGGAATAGAAGTCAAAACAAAATGCCCTTATTGTGGAGTTTTGTTATAGGAACAACAATAATTAGAAGTTTGCCCGTTGTGTATGTTTTCACTTACTCTTCTAACGTCTTTAGGCACCATAAAGATGTTCATTTCgttgtatttttatcaCTGTGGCTACTGTTTCAAATTAGCATCCTATATTCTCAAGATATATTGGGCTCGCGCTGGTTCTTGCCCAAGCACACAATTCCGGATGGATACTCGTATTTCAAGCCTCTTTCAAACGAATATATATCGGAGCATGGTGGTGGAACCGCTGAAAACACTGTTGATTGCGCGATATGTATGTCAGATGTCCCAATTTACATAGAAGAAATTCCAGAAACTCATAAAGTGGATCAGCACTCTTACATGGTAACGCCTTGTAATCATGTGTTTCATACTTCGTGTCTCGAAAACTGGATGAGTTATAAATTACAATGCCCTGTGTGTAGATCACCGTTACCTCCTTTGTAG
- a CDS encoding haloacid dehalogenase superfamily protein (Subunit of the ASTRA complex, involved in chromatin remodeling~similar to YKL033W) produces MTHPVAVKACLFDMDGLLINTEDIYTETLNETLAEFGKGPLTWDVKIQLQGLPGPEAGKKVIEYYELPITLDEYDERNVALQSLKWGTCEFLPGALDLLKYLKSKNLPIALCTSSNKTKFRGKTSHLGEGFNLFDAIVTGDDPRIPKGRGKPFPDVWQLGLKELNEKFHTDIKPDECIVFEDGIPGVKSAKAFGAHVIWVPHPEAHAVLGDTKALLAGKGELLSSLEKLEKAKYGL; encoded by the coding sequence ATGACACATCCTGTAGCAGTGAAGGCATGTCTATTTGATATGGATGGTCTTCTCATCAACACAGAGGATATCTATACTGAAACTTTGAATGAAACCCTGGCAGAGTTTGGTAAGGGCCCTTTAACTTGGGATGTGAAGATTCAATTGCAAGGACTTCCAGGACCGGAAGCAGGAAAGAAGGTTATCGAATACTACGAATTACCAATAACTTTGGATGAGTATGACGAAAGAAACGTTGCCCTGCAATCTCTCAAATGGGGTACTTGCGAATTTCTGCCTGGTGCATTGgatttattgaaatatttaaagTCAAAGAATCTTCCTATTGCATTATGTACTTCTTCAAACAAGACTAAATTTCGCGGTAAAACAAGCCATTTAGGGGAGGGTTTTAATCTTTTCGATGCCATTGTAACTGGTGATGATCCAAGAATTCCAAAAGGAAGGGGTAAGCCTTTCCCGGACGTTTGGCAGCTGGGTTTAAAGGAATTGAACGAAAAGTTTCATACTGATATTAAACCTGATGAGTGTATAGTATTCGAAGATGGTATTCCCGGTGTAAAGTCGGCTAAGGCCTTTGGTGCTCATGTTATTTGGGTTCCTCATCCGGAGGCACATGCTGTTTTGGGAGATACAAAAGCTTTGCTAGCCGGTAAAGGTGAACTATTGTCTTCCTTGGAGAAACTGGAGAAGGCCAAATATGGAttgtga